In Triticum aestivum cultivar Chinese Spring chromosome 5B, IWGSC CS RefSeq v2.1, whole genome shotgun sequence, the following proteins share a genomic window:
- the LOC123114246 gene encoding LRR receptor-like serine/threonine-protein kinase FLS2, which translates to MARCWLLLVFMAFILPAANATPCHPDDLHALRGFAGELGGGGALLRAAWSGASCCGWEGVGCDSTSGRVTVLRLPWRGLAGQIPGGSLAGLVWLEELFLGSNHFVGVLPDELFGLVKLRKLSLASNELTGEVSPRLGELTHLTLLDLSANRFSGPLPDVFGDLTSLEHLAMHSNGFSGFLPPSLSSLSSLRELNLRNNSMSGPIARVSFSDMPLLASLDFSTNSLTGWIPTSLAGCGELKSLNLANNILVGTIPSWIGEFDNLWYLNLSNNSFVGEVPKSLLRLKGLATAGRSSGMVFINMPSFVNYERRALDEQPNTITGTNNTVRSGRNNTMSGNDNIVMSGDSNTVSGSFNTLVCGNNNILSGDHHVVSGSNHIVTNSFNKVTGCTNNVSGSNHTVSGSNNTVTGSSNTVSGNNHVVSGSNRVVTGD; encoded by the coding sequence ATGGCGAGATGCTGGCTGCTGCTCGTCTTCATGGCGTTCATCTTGCCGGCGGCGAACGCGACGCCGTGCCACCCTGACGACCTCCACGCTCTGCGGGGCTTCGCCGGGGAGCTCGGCGGTGGGGGAGCCCTCCTCCGCGCCGCATGGTCCGGCGCCTCGTGCTGCGGCTGGGAAGGTGTGGGCTGCGACAGCACCAGCGGCCGCGTCACGGTGCTGCGGCTCCCCTGGCGCGGCCTGGCGGGGCAAATCCCTGGAGGCTCTCTAGCGGGCCTCGTGTGGCTGGAGGAGCTCTTCCTCGGCTCGAACCATTTCGTGGGCGTCCTCCCAGACGAGCTCTTCGGCCTCGTCAAGCTAAGGAAGCTCTCCCTCGCATCCAACGAGCTCACCGGCGAGGTGAGCCCACGCCTCGGTGAGCTCACACACCTTACCTTGTTGGATTTGTCTGCTAACCGCTTCTCCGGCCCCCTGCCCGACGTGTTCGGTGACCTCACGTCGCTAGAGCATTTGGCCATGCATTCTAATGGCTTCTCCGGCTTCTTGCCACCGTCTCTTTCATCACTATCTTCTCTCCGTGAGCTCAACCTCCGAAACAACTCCATGTCCGGTCCGATTGCTCGTGTTAGCTTCTCCGACATGCCACTTCTTGCCTCGCTTGACTTTTCCACAAACTCCCTGACTGGGTGGATCCCGACTAGCCTCGCCGGCTGCGGTGAGCTCAAGTCGCTCAACCTTGCCAACAACATATTGGTCGGCACCATCCCGTCGTGGATTGGTGAGTTTGACAACCTTTGGTACTTGAATCTCTCAAATAATTCATTTGTCGGCGAGGTACCCAAAAGTTTGTTACGGCTCAAAGGCCTCGCCACTGCGGGCCGTTCATCGGGTATGGTTTTCATTAACATGCCCTCTTTCGTAAATTATGAAAGAAGAGCACTCGATGAACAACCAAATACCATAACTGGGACCAACAACACAGTGAGAtctgggcgcaacaacaccatgtctGGGAACGACAACATTGTCATGTCTGGAGACAGCAACACTGTGTCCGGGAGCTTCAACACCCTCGTATGTGGAAACAACAATATACTAAGTGGTGACCACCATGTTGTATCTGGAAGCAACCATATTGTAACTAACAGTTTCAATAAAGTGACGGGCTGCACAAATAATGTATCTGGGAGCAACCATACTGTATCCGGGAGCAACAATACCGTAACCGGGAGCAGCAATACGGTATCTGGGAACAACCATGTCGTGTCTGGGAGCAACAGAGTCGTAACCGGAGACTAA